The sequence below is a genomic window from Gemmatimonadaceae bacterium.
GCCGGGGCTGGGAGTGCGAGACCGCGGGAACGAGCGGCCAGCGTACTTTCTCGCGCTCTTCGCCGCAGTCTGGGTCTTCGCGGTCAACAGCTACTACGTCGAGATCCAACGGCAGCGGAGTGAGCGCTTCGACGTCGTTGGCGTTCATCTCACTCCGCCGCGCTCGGGTATTTTCCGCATTGGCGCCGGTGATCTCAGCGCCGATGGGAGCGTCCCGGACTCGCTCGACGTCCGCTTCGAGGCCTCTCCCGACGTCGCGCAGCGTTGGGCGGTGACGCTGCGTCGAGACCGTGCGCGACACGGCGTCGTCGTCGACAGCATGGAAGGGGTCGAGTCGCTGCAGCAGAAGCGCGACTGGAGTCGATCGCCATCGCGCCAGTTGTGGGACCGTGTCGTGCGCTTCGATCCCGCGTGGGTGCAGCTCTGGGGCGACGAGCTCAGTCTCTCCTCGCCAGAGGTGAACGCGATGGCGGCGCGTGCCGGCGGGCCGACTCATCATTTCCGTCTCATCGAGTCCAGCGACGGCCGCTTTCTCGAATGGAACGGTGAGCGCGCGACCCTCGTTCTTCCCGACTCCTCCCCCGCGCTCGAGGTCCTCGGAAGGCGCCTAACGAGAAAGCTCGGCGAGGGGCTGCCACTCCGCGAGCTCTCGTGGACGCACGTCCCCGACACGAGTGCCGCCCGCGACCTCGTGTTGACACTGATCTACGAGCCGCAGGCGCGACTGAAGCCGCTCGAGCGCTGGGGCCTGGTGCCGCCTCTGCTCTTTCGCCTGGCATCACGTGACGGCGAATGGGTGGTCACGAAAGCCGACAAGCCAGCAGTCGAGCGACCGTTCCTCACGATGGGCGATACGGTGCGAGTCGTGTCACACGGTCGGCGATGGTCCTTCGTCCTCGCCGATCACTCGCGCGGACCGAACCGCGATCCGGGCGTGGCCGTGCGCTTCGTTCGCGGCCCCGACCCCCGTCTCGGCTGGCTGCCCTCGGACGAAGTCTGCGGCACGCAACGACGCTGCACGCTCGTGTCGTCGTCACGGCTTCCGCCATCCGTGCCGCACTTCTACCTCGGCGCCTTCGGCCTCGACACGACTCGTTATGCATTCCTCGGCCGCGTGCGCATGGTGAATGACCGAACGGCGCAGGTCATCGCATCCGACAGCGTGTACACGGCACCGGTCGATTCGGTGATGACGGTTTGGGCACGCTCGGCCGATCCGCGCCGCACGGCGGGATACTTGTTGAGAATTCACAAGGTGGCGACCGGAGAGATCATCAACCTCAATCTCACGTTCGCTGGCCTGGCGCTCCTGATCACGGGCGCGTTCCTGCTGCTCGGATCCGATCCGCGAATCAGCTCGGCGGCGCTCAGCGCCCGTCCGTCGACGGCGGCCGCGTGGACGCTCGCGAACCTCGCGCTCGTCTTCCTCGGCGTCCGGCTCGTGCTCGGTTATCGCATCACGTATGCGACCCCGTATTACGAGCGCGGCGCCGACTCGGCGGTCGGTGCGTGGATCGCGACGATTGTCGGCACGGTGATGCTACTCGAATGGAGCACGTGGGCGCCGCGCGTCGTCAGGTTCATGCTCCGCGTCGAGGATCGTGCCGCGCGAATCGTCGCGGGCCTGCGCCGCGAACCGGCGACCGGCTACACCGGCGCGGTCGCCGCCGCGAAGCTCCCCGATCAACGCACGACGGCACTCGGGCTCCTGTTCATGCTCATCGGGTTCGGTGTGCTTGGCGTGCTCCGGCCGTCAGCGGTGGTCGGCGCGCTGCTCGTCGTGTTCGTGGCGATGCTGGCGTGGATCGGCGTCGAATACCTGCGGCCACAGCGTCGCGGACGTGAGCCGGCGACCACACCCGCGGAAGTGCTGCGCGCCGACCCCAGCGACGACGATTGGGCTCGCCGCGCTGCGATCATCATCGCGGCGTGCGGTGTTCCCCTCAGTGTGATCGCCCGACAACTCGCGGTGTTCGCGACGGTCACGCTGGTCGTGCTGTACGCGATCGGCCTCCTGCTCTGGCGACTGAAGCGTGGTGCACTCGGCCGCAGCGACGTCGCGCCGAGGCTTCGTCTTGGTGCGCCCCTCCTGACGCTGGCGCTTCTCGGTGCGCTGAATTTCGTCGTGCTCGTTAGGCGACTGGACGGACCGACACTGCTCTTCGCCGCGCTCTTCTTCCTCTTCCTCCTGATCGTTCGCAACGGGCGCGACGCCGGTGTCTCGTTCGCGTTGGGCAGGGGCCGGGCGGCGATTGCCGTGCTCGGGATTCCACTCGCGGCCACCCTCCTCGCGACGCGCGCCGACTTTGGCCTCGGCCTGGTGTTCAGTCTGCCGCTCGTCGTGACGTTGCTGCTGGCGATGGGACTCGCGTACCTGCCGCGTAGCGTGGCGGCGACGTTTGCGGTGATCATCGCACTCATCGTGGCGCTCGCCGAGCCTGTGCTCCGTCCCCACCTCACGACGCTGCAGCACGCCGATTCTCCGGCGGCGCGATCCGCGGCGTTCGCCGATCTCGGCGGCCCGTTGCGTCACTGGCCGCTCACGGCGGATCCGGTGATCCGGGCAGTGGTGCGCGGGCTTTCAGCAACGCATCCGGAGCTTCTCGAGCGGGTGCTCGTGAGTGCCGCGCCCTCCCCGGAGCGCGACGAGATCCTGCGCTCGATGGAGCAAGCGTGGGGTGGACGAGCGTACGCAGCCTCTGGACTGTTCGGCGAAGGGCTCGCTGGCCCGACCGTGATTGGACGCGGCGTACCGGTTCCGATCTCGTACGCCGAGAACACCTTCTCGGTCTACGTGTTGTCCGAGCACGGCTTGTTAGGCGGGATCGCTGTGCTCTTGCTCTACGTGTGGGTCGTGCTCGTCGTCGTGCTCTACACGTGGCGAGTGTCGCGTGGTGAGAAAGATGGCGCCACGCGTCAACCTTCCGACGACAGCCCGCTCGCTGTCGTCGTCGGCGGTGCGTTGATGCTGACGATTCCCGCGGCGTACGTGGCGGCGTCGAATCTGGGCATTGTGCCGCTGACGGGACAGAACATGCCCTTCCTTGGACTCAACGCCTGGAGCGACGTGTCGTTCGTCAGCGCGATAATCTCGGCGATGGTTGTTGCCCTCTGGCGCGCCGAAGGCAAGCAGAGGGACGCATGACGACTCCGAAGACACAGTTTCCAATCGCGAGGAGCGAAGCTTTCGCGCCGCTTGTCGAGGTCCACCCGGAGGCGCCGGCGAAGCGCGAAGCACGATTGCCGTCGTCGGCACAGGTCGGACTCATCTTTCTGCTGCTCACCGTGGTCGGCTTTGTCGCGTTAGGCGCGGTGCTCCCGCATTACACGCTCTCGAACACGGCTCGCCACGGCCTCACGTACGACACGCTCTTCGCCGAACTTCACGATGCACTGATCGACGAGCCGGATCGTCCGCTCCGTCGTGCGATTCGTGCCGTCCAGGTCGACGCGCTCGTTCCAGCGCCTAACGGGTACACCGTCGTCACGTACGACACGCTCTCGGCGGATCCGTCGGTCTATCCGAGCCTCGAGGCAGGTGGGTTCCTCCACGACGAGATCGATCGCTTCAATGGCTATCAGCGCGAGCGCCTCGATGCCGTGCGCCGCGGACACCTGACCGGCGGCACGGTCATGGATCTGCGCGCCGCCGAGAACCCGTCGATCTTCCGCACCGAGATCCGGTCGCTCGACGATGCACGAGGTGAGCGGGACAGCATCGTGCTTGCCGAGCGCGCGGTGCCGTACGGTTTGCGCGTTCCTTCGCCATTCGACGCGGCACGGCTCGTCGCCGTGACGACGCGAGAATGGTCGCGAAGCCTCGGCTGGCTTTCAGCGAAGGGCGCGCAATCCGTGCGGTCGGCCGGCAAGGTGCCTGGAGTTCCGCCTTGTCCATTCCGCGCGGTGAAGGATTCCGTGTACGTCGAGTGCACGGCGCCCGGCTCACCATTCGCCCAGCTCGTGTTACGCTTTCCGGATCGCCTTGGCGAAACGGGCACCGCGACGCTCTTCACGGGCGAGCGGACACTCTACGACGGCAAGCAGCTGCCGTCGCGACGTACCGTGCCGATCGGCACTGGCGGAATGTTCCAGTTTCACTCGCGCGCGCTGTCCAGCGCGCGTCGGACGCGTCCCGAGCCGGTGATTCTCGAGTGGACGCTCGCCGGCACGTTAGGCGGCACGCAATGGATCAACGGCCGGATCCGCTGGGAGCCGAGCGTCTCGCGAACGTCGCCGCTCGTGAGGCAGCTTGCCAGCGCGGCTGGCTTCGGCGCCAGCGTCGAGCTCGAGGCGGGGCGGAACATCCCACTGAGCCTCGACGAAGGCCTCACCGACGACCTCCAGGCCGAGCTCGATGATTTCGCCGGGCATGGGAAGCATGGTCCGTCCCACATGCAGACGAGCGACCTCGCCTTCGCGACGGTCGTTCTCGCCTCGGCGAAGACCGGAGAGATCCTCGGAGTGGCGGAGTATGGTCCACCAGCAGCGAGTGGCGGCAGCTGGCTCCTCAAGCCCGTGAACGTTGGCTCGGCGATCAAGCCATTGCTCGCGGCCGCAACGTTGATGGAACGTCCCGAGCTCGCCACGCTCGAGGTGCGGAACGATGCGATGACGATGCACGACGTCTGGGGTTTGCCGTTGGGCAAGCCGTTCGAGTCGGGCGCTTCGTGTCCATTGGGTTGGATCGGACTTCGACAGTTTCTCAGCTGCTCGAGCAATCGATACTCGGCCTCGCTCGTGGCGGCGGCGCTCCAACCAGCGGCAAGCCGGGGTACGCCCGAGCTCGAGAGCGCACCCGGCGTCAGCTTCCGTCTCGGCGGCCAGACCCACGTCGGACAACGGCTTCATCTTCCGCTCGACCGCAATCATCAGATTCGCGCCGACACTCTCAACGGCAGCGCGCTGGCCGAGGGTCTTTTCACTCTCGACAGCCTGAACACGAGTCTCGAGCTGGCGGCGCAGCTCGGCCGCGAGGGACGCGACTCCTCCGTTTGGCTGCATCTTCGCGACGACCGCTTCAACCCGGTGCGCGTTCCGCTCGGCCTGTGGCCTGAGCAATCACGCCTGGCAATGATGCGTGGCAATCGGCCGGCGACGGCGCGGCAGCTCGCGATGTTCTCTGTCGGGGCGGCGGAAAACCGAGTGACGACCCTCGATCTCACACAGGCCTTCGCCCGCATCGTCACCGATCGTCGTTTCGCTCTGACGTTCGTGCCCAACTCCAGCGGCCAGGCATCTTTTCCGTCGCTGGAGCTGTCCAAGTATTCGTGGTACCCGGCCTTCATCGGCGGGCTGCACGACGTCGGTACGACTGGAACGGCAAAGGGAACTCAAGCTGCCATCGCGCAGCAGCTCAGCACGAGCCTGCTGTTCTTTGGCAAAAGCGGCACGCTGAATGCGCCGCCACACGTGCGCGTTCTCCGACGCACCGACACCGTAATGGTGAACGGCGCGCCGGTGACGCGTCCCCTGACGTTCGTGGATACGGTCGTCCCGCCCGTGGTGGCCAAGACGCTGCTTTTTGCAATCGGTGCGAAGTACTCGCGCTCGGGTAAAACGTTGGACACTGGGAAGGTGAAGCAGCAAGAAGGAAACGGCGGCGCGATCGATTGCGGTATCGTCGGAACGATCTACTTCCGGCTCCGTCGCAATCCACCGCACGTCGAGTCGCTGGCGACGGATTTCGCGAACGAGCGCCTCTGGCGCTTGCTCCGGAAGGACTGGCAACGGCTGAAGGTGTGTTGAGTGTACGGCGGAATACCTCTGAAATCGTTCATGCGCAATCGAGTGTGGCTGCTGCTCGTCGTTGCTGGTCTGGCCGCATGTAAGGACGGCCATCGCTGGCGCAGTGTGCTTCGTGACTACGCGAGACCGGACACGGTCGAGCGGCTGCACGTCATGCTCGACGGCGAGCGCGCTCGCGGCGATACGGCGCGCAAGCTGAACCAGGAGCTCGCGCAGAAGAACGAGTACCTCCTCGCGCAGCTCAACGAGCTCTCGAGCATCGTCAACGAGATCGACCGAGATCTGGGGGGCCCGCGCGGTGGAGCGGTGCGCCCGCTCGTGCCTAACGGCGAGCTTGGCGACAGCGCCAGCGAGCGCGAGGTGCTCGAGGCGAAGCGGGAGCGAATCGCCGCGAATCTCGGTCGCCTAACGACGAGGCTGCGAACGAGCGACAGTCTCTGGCACGCCGCGGTCGCGAGCGACAGCGCCTCGCGGCGCGAGTTGGCATCGTCTGCCGAGACGCTGGCGATGTTTCGGACGCTCGCCGAGAATCGCGCCGTGCAATTCGCCGCGTTCGAGCAGAGCATCGACAGCCTGCGGGTCGAGAACCGCGCGCTGGCCGACGATCGCGATCGCATGCGAGACAGTCTCTCGCGACTCTCGGCGCGCGTGGGTCGTGTGTATTACGTCGTCGGCACTCGCGACGAGTTGCTTTCTGCCGGCGTGATAAGGGAGGTCACCGTCGCGAAGAAGTCCTGGCGAGGTTGGCAGCGAGAGAAGCAGCTACTGCCGTCGCGCGACGCCGACCTTTCGCGTCTCGCGGCGATCCGTTCGGCGTTCGGGTCAATTGCGACGTCGAACGACGACGAGGCGGACGTCGAGCAGCAGGGCTCGTCGTCGCGCGCTCCGGAGAATGGCGAGTTTCGCGAGCTGGACCGCTATCGCGACACCGTTCTTGCGCTGCCCGCCTTGCGGCACGGACGTCTGCGCGTGATTTCCGCGCAGGACATGAAGTACGCCGACGGCGTCGGCCGTGATGGACGCCTCAACTCCGACGACAATCGGCTGCACGTCACTGAGCCCGAGCAATTCTGGGAGGGCGGTCGGTATCTCGTTTTGGTCGTCGAGCGCTAGCCGGCCTGCGGATTGCGCGTTAGCTACTCAAACCTGCAGAACGGAGTGTCAGCACATGTCGGAACGCCGCAAGACTCACAACGGTCGCGATGTAGACGGCCACTTCAAAGTGAAGCAGACGGACGTCGAAGACACACTCGAGGATCCGTCAGGCGAGGATTTCATTCGCGACGACATTCGACTTGGCGGCGCGGTGGCTGATACCGGCCCGCAGGCGGGCGCGAGCGGTGAGCACGTCGAGCGCCTCATCGACGAGAACAATTATGAGGTCGATCACCTTGTCGGGCGGGACCGCGACTCGGCTCCGGATAACACCAAACGGCGACGCCGCAAGCCGAAAGGGAGTCGCTAATCGGCTCACGGACTCAGTGTTCCCTGTCGCCATGATGCTCCTGAGATGGCGCTTTCGGGGCTGTCCGTAGTTATCCCGAAACGCGCGCGGCGTGGTTGCATGGCGCACAAAGATGGGGTACCGTACCAGTTCGTCCATTGGGAATCGGGCCCGTGCACTTCTATTCGGCGCCGTGGGAAGTGGTGGAGGGAGACGTCGCGGGCTGCGGCCCGCGGCTTTTCCTAACGGGCACCAAGCTCCTCACGGGAGTTTGGGACCGTCTCGTGAGCGAGGCCCGACAGAACGTCTTCGGCAACACCGAACAACTCGACGCCGTTAGCTGGCCCGCCTTCGAGCACGGAATTCGAGCTCTCGCGCCCGTCTCGCTGCGCGAGCGGCTCGTGTGCCTCCTGTCGCTCGATACGCTCGCGGATAGCTCCCGGCTCAGGCTCTACTATCGAATAATGCGCAGCGACGGCGAGCCCGTCGCGTGCGCGTTCATGGCGATCGCCTGTGTGCAGAAGGCCACGGGCAACTCATCGGCCGTGCCGCAGCCGCTGGTCGACCTCCTTGCCAACCGTGGCGATTTTCGCGAACGCGATCGATCGCCGTCGTTTGTCGAGCGAGCGCTTGTGCTTCCTGATGCCGAAGAATCGCTCTTCCCCGACGACGTCCGTGCCCTCGCCATCGGAGTGGCGATGCAGAGCGCGGCTGCGGTCACCCAGCGGCGAACGCCGACGACCCCACTTGCGATTCCGGCACTCGGCGAATTGCCGGTGCCCGAGGGACGCACAGCGTTCTTCTTCCCCGATGCGCCGTCCTACGACGGGCGATTGCTCTGCGAGTTACGTGCGTACCTACCGTATCTCGCCGACTACTTCGATGAAGCTGAAGAGGTTTCGCGTCGCATCTTCCGGCAGTCATTTCTGCCGCTAGTCGACATGGACGCGATCGCGCTGCACGATCAACGGCTCGAGCGGTGCCCCGAGCTCGCGCACGTCGGCGTCGTACTCACCGGCGTATTGATCGCGGAATCCCTGAAGGAGCACGGCATCCAGCCAGATGCGTTGATTGGCGATGGCTTGGGCGAGCTGGCCGCGTTGGCGGTGGCTGGCGCAGCCGATCTTTCCACGGCTCTGCGACTCGCGGCTCAACGCGCCCTGGCCGCACGGCCAACGAACGCCGACGGAGAGTCTCCGACGGCAGCCGAGCAGTTCAAGACGGCGTTCGAGGAAGTGCGATTCGTGGCGCCGGGGCTGCCGATCGTTACGCTCCGGTCGCGCGGATTATTCGCCGATCGCGCCGAGGACCGGTCTGGGTCGTTAGGCAATGCGCGGGGCGACGCCGACCTCATTGCCGCCGCGTGGGGCGCGGGGTGCGAGCACGTCATCGAGTGCGGTCCGCGTGGCTTCCTGAGCGCCGGCGTTCGCGCTCCGGTGCCGGCGCTGACCTTCACGCCCGAGTCACGTTCTGACGCGCGGCGAATCCTGACGAGTGAATAGTGGCGCGTGGGCGCCACCCCCCATTCACTGGACGAAGGACTCGACGACTTCGACCGCACGTCGCACATCCGCGTCATTGTTCGCCAGACCTAACGACGCTCGCACTGCTCCAACGGCCACGCCGGCGTCGCGCGTCATGCATTCGGCGAACTGGGGTATGGTGAATCCGCCTTCCGAAGCAACACGCAGACATCGCGCGGCCGACTCGCCGTCGAAACCGAACGCCGCTTCCGCAGCGCCCGGATTGCAGAAGCAGCCACCGCGCACGGCGACGCCGCGCGCGCGCGCGCGCTCCTCGACCACCCAGTATGGCACGACGCGACCATGGCGATCGAGAACGTTGAACGCCACGGTGCCGCCGCGTCCGGCCGATCCCGTTGGCCCATAAATCTGCGCGGCGGGCGCTCCATCGCGGTACGTGATGCAGCGCAATGCGACGAGCAGCTCGTTCGTTAGGCCTCCAATGTGCGCCGAGAGACGAGCCATGCCAACCTCGGCCAGAAGATCGAAACCCGAAGCGAGCGCCGCCGCCCCCAGGAAGTGTGGAGTTCCGTCCTCGAAGCCGCCGGCCGCGGGCAGCAACGAGTGCACGTCGTTCTGAACCGAGACGTACTCGATGGTCCCGCCCGAAAACCAGGGTCGCCGCAGCCGCGCGAGCGCATCACGCCGCGCCACGAGCGCACCAAGGCCAGTGGGGACGCCGAACAGCTTGTAAAACGACAGTACGACGAACTCCGGACGATGCGCGCGCAAGCTGAGCCCACAGCTCGGCAAGAAGGCGGCAGCGTCGACGAGGACTTCGAATCCAGCATCCTGCGCCGTCTCGATCAGCTCTAGCGGATGCCTGACGCCGCTGAAGTTCGACTGCGCAGGGAATGCGAAGAGTCTTGGCCCGCGCGCTGCGCGGAATCGTCCGAGCACGTCCGAAGAACCATCGAGCCGCAATTGCGCATCGAGTGGAACGTAGGCAATGCGAGCGCCGGCGCGACGTGCATACTCGCGCACCCCGTTGAGTGAGTTGTGATTGTCCGCCGAGAGGACGTAGCCGCTTTCGCGCGTGAACGGATAGCTCTCGGCGACTAGCTTGACCGCGCCGGTCGCGTTCGCGCTGAAGCAGACGACGTATTCCGCTGCATCGGCTTCGAGGTGCGCGAGCAGAAGCGCTCGTCCCGCGTCCAATGCCTGCGTGCTCCGTCGCGAGGGCTCGTTGTCGGCGTGCGGGTTCCCGTAGACGCCACGATCGAGCAGCTCGGTGTGCGCCTGCAACTGACGCGCGGCGGGAAGTGCACTGCCCGTGTAATCGAGATAGGCGAGCCGATTCTCGTCCAGTCGCCCGAATTCCTTTTGTCGAAGCGCAGCGAAGATCGGATCGGTGGCCGTGATCGCCGTTGTGAGTCGGTTCGTTGCGGTCAGCATCCGCGCCTTCGCACCTGAAGGAGCTTTGCCTCGCTACTCTTCGGTGGCAATTGCACGGCGGCGCGGTCACTCGCCGAATCAGCAACGGGAATTCGAATGGCGTCCTCGCTGGAAGGGCGGAGATCGCTTCTCGGAACACCGCCGAAGTAGCGGCTGAGAACCGCCGCTCGTTCGAAGGCAGCTCGCGCCGCAGCCGTCGTATCCGCGAGCGTTGGGTTCATCACCTGATCGAGCCACTCGTACAAACCACCGCGCAGAAAAAACACCTTTCGGTAGCCTAACGCGCGAAGGAATACCCAAGCCTGCGCCGCGTGCGTGCCGCCCTCGGAGTAGAGCACGATCGTTTCGTCGCTCCGAAAAGGCGCGCTCGCGAGTGAATCGAGGGACAGGTGCTCCGCACGCGGCACGTGAAACGTCGCGTAGTCCTCGGCTGAACGGACATCGACGACACGCAGGCCCGCGCGGCGCTCCTTGATCCACTGTGCCAACTCGAGCGCGGTGACGTGATCTTCCTCGCGCGACACGGCGCGCGCGAGCGAGGTGACATCGATCGAGGCATGTTGAGACGAGTACGGACTCCCAGCCAGCGGCGCGAGCACGGCGAGGACGATCGCAATCACAGCAAGCCAGCGTGTAAGCCGGCGACTGCGATCCACGGTCACGCTCCGACGCCCTCGGCAACTGGCGTCTCGCGTAAAGCGTTACGCGGCGCGGACAACTTGCTGTGCGTTGCAAACCGCCCTTCGATCCATTCCGCGCCGCGGAAGCCGCTGATCGCAACGAGAACCACGATCAGCACCGCGACACCATGCGATAGATGGAAGACTTGCGGAAGCGTGAACGCACCGCGGGGCGTCGCTTCGTAGAACGTTTGCAGCGACGGAAAGAAGAGTCCCGTCGCGAGCACTCCCGACCACATTCCCAGCACGACGGCCGCTCCGTCGAGACGTCCGGTGACCGCGGCGACGCACGACGTCCCCGGACAGAGGCCGCCGAGCGCGAAGCCCATGCCGAAGATCAAGCCACCGACGAGCTGCGGCAGGATGTACGTCTCGGGCACGTAGACTCGCGACAGATCGAGCACGCCCAGCCGGCCGAGCCAGAAGAGTCCGAGCATCGCCGTCACGATCGCGCTGAACATCACCTTGAAGACGGTAAGATCGGTGAGATAGAACTGGGCTGAAAGCTTGCGCGCGCTCCCCATTCCCGCGCTCTCGAGACACCATCCGAAGGCGATGCCGATGACGAGCGCGGCGACAAGCGCGCCGCGTTCGCCAAAGTAACCGAGCTCGAAGTAGGGCGCGGTCATATCCAGGCCCGCCGTACGAGCGGTGCCACTGCGTACGCGGCCGCGAACGCACCGACGATGAACAGCCAGCTCCCAACGCTCAGCAGCGCGCCGCCCGTGAGCGCCTGTCCGCTCGTACACCCGCGCGCGAGGACGGCACCGAGCCCCATCACGCCACCGGCAACGAAGGCGGTCGTTAGGCGAGCCCGGTTCGAGAAACGCGGACCGCGCTCGATGTCGACGCGAAGACGACCGGCAACGAGCGCGGACAGGAAACCGCCGATGGCCACGCCGACGATCTCGATCAACAGCCAGTCGAGCCACGGTCCGCCGCCACCGAGGTACCGCGCGAAGTACGGATTGGCCCGTGCATGACTGGGCGCAACCGAAGAGACGACTCCGGCGGCGCTGCTCGCGAATGCTCCCGACGCCCCCAGGCCTCGTCCCATGACGACGAACGCGGCGAGAAGCACGAGCCCGAGCCCGACGCCGGCGAGGTACGGGTTCGAGTACGGCTTTGCCAGGCGAGAGATCACGGATTGCCCTTCTGCTGCGACTGGGTCTCGACGGGGTATGCATCGGCGGGGGTTTGGCGCGACCAGTCCTGGAAAGAGCCATCGTAGAGCAGCACCGGATGACCGAGCGAGCGGGCGGCGAAGAGCATCGCCGTCGCCTGCTGGCCAATGTGGCAATACCCGACGATCGTGTCGCCCGGCTGCACGCCGGCCTTGGCAAAGAGCGCCGCCAAGTCGTTAGGCGACTTGAGGAGCAGGTTGTCGTACGTGACTTCCGTGAACGGAACACTCTTCGCGCTCGCGATGTGACCCGCGCGCTGCTGTGCGCCATGCGTGCTGCCTTGCTGCACGCCGTCGTAGAACGACGCGTCGCGTCCATCGACGATCGAGACGCCGCTCTTGCCGATATGGCCCTTCACGTACGCCGCGTCGACGACGATCGGCTTGACGTGCAGCGCCGCGAGCGA
It includes:
- a CDS encoding YeeE/YedE thiosulfate transporter family protein, yielding MTAPYFELGYFGERGALVAALVIGIAFGWCLESAGMGSARKLSAQFYLTDLTVFKVMFSAIVTAMLGLFWLGRLGVLDLSRVYVPETYILPQLVGGLIFGMGFALGGLCPGTSCVAAVTGRLDGAAVVLGMWSGVLATGLFFPSLQTFYEATPRGAFTLPQVFHLSHGVAVLIVVLVAISGFRGAEWIEGRFATHSKLSAPRNALRETPVAEGVGA
- a CDS encoding YeeE/YedE thiosulfate transporter family protein produces the protein MISRLAKPYSNPYLAGVGLGLVLLAAFVVMGRGLGASGAFASSAAGVVSSVAPSHARANPYFARYLGGGGPWLDWLLIEIVGVAIGGFLSALVAGRLRVDIERGPRFSNRARLTTAFVAGGVMGLGAVLARGCTSGQALTGGALLSVGSWLFIVGAFAAAYAVAPLVRRAWI
- a CDS encoding aminotransferase class V-fold PLP-dependent enzyme, whose product is MLTATNRLTTAITATDPIFAALRQKEFGRLDENRLAYLDYTGSALPAARQLQAHTELLDRGVYGNPHADNEPSRRSTQALDAGRALLLAHLEADAAEYVVCFSANATGAVKLVAESYPFTRESGYVLSADNHNSLNGVREYARRAGARIAYVPLDAQLRLDGSSDVLGRFRAARGPRLFAFPAQSNFSGVRHPLELIETAQDAGFEVLVDAAAFLPSCGLSLRAHRPEFVVLSFYKLFGVPTGLGALVARRDALARLRRPWFSGGTIEYVSVQNDVHSLLPAAGGFEDGTPHFLGAAALASGFDLLAEVGMARLSAHIGGLTNELLVALRCITYRDGAPAAQIYGPTGSAGRGGTVAFNVLDRHGRVVPYWVVEERARARGVAVRGGCFCNPGAAEAAFGFDGESAARCLRVASEGGFTIPQFAECMTRDAGVAVGAVRASLGLANNDADVRRAVEVVESFVQ
- a CDS encoding rhodanese-like domain-containing protein, with product MTVDRSRRLTRWLAVIAIVLAVLAPLAGSPYSSQHASIDVTSLARAVSREEDHVTALELAQWIKERRAGLRVVDVRSAEDYATFHVPRAEHLSLDSLASAPFRSDETIVLYSEGGTHAAQAWVFLRALGYRKVFFLRGGLYEWLDQVMNPTLADTTAAARAAFERAAVLSRYFGGVPRSDLRPSSEDAIRIPVADSASDRAAVQLPPKSSEAKLLQVRRRGC